Below is a window of Acidimicrobiales bacterium DNA.
CTGGTCAAGCCGACCGGTACGCTGCCGCGCCATGTCCGCAGCTGCGACCGATCCCCGGTTCGAGTCCGTCGAGGCCGTGCGCCAGGGCCTCCGCGACGCCGCCTACCTGGCCGACGAGGGGATCGCCGGCATCGTCTACCTGGCCGACCGCCTGGGCAAGCCCGTCCTGGTCGAGGGCCCGGCCGGCACGGGCAAGACCCAGCTGGCCAAGTCGGTGGCCGAGATGCTGGGGGCCCGCCTCATCCGCCTCCAGTGCTACGAGGGGCTGGACGAGTCCAAGGCCCTCTACGAGTGGAACTACAAGAAGCAGCTCCTGCGCATCCAGGCCGAGCGGGCCGACGACGCCACCTGGAGCGAGGTCGAGGAGGACATCTTCTCCGACGAGTTCCTCCTCCAGCGCCCGCTCCTGGAGGCCATCCGGTCGCCCGACCCGGTGGTGCTGCTCATCGACGAGGTCGACCGGGTCGAGGTCGAGACCGAGGCCCTGCTGCTGGAGATCCTCTCCGACTACCAGGTCTCCATCCCCGAGCTCGGCACCATCACCGCCACCCAGATCCCGCTGGTGTTCCTCACCTCCAACGCCACCCGCGAGCTGTCCGAGGCCCTCAAGCGCCGCTGCCTCTACCTCCACGTCGACTACCCGGACCTGGAGCGGGAGCGGGAGATCGTCCTGGCCAAGGTGCCCGACATCTCCGAGGCCCTGGCCGACCAGGTGGCCCGCATCGTGCGGTCGCTGCGCCAGCTGGAGCTGAAGAAGGCGCCATCGGTGTCCGAGACCCTGGACTGGGCCCGCACCCTGCTGCTGCTGGGGGTCACCGAGGTCGACGCCGAGACGGCCACCAGCACGGCCAACATCCTGCTCAAGTACCAGTCCGACATCGCCAAGGCGGTGCGGGAGCTGGCCAGCGACCAGTCGGCCGTGAAGGCCTACGCCCCCGGGCCCAAGTAGGCCGGCTCCGATGACCGAGCCCGACGCCGGCGCCGCCACCCTGGCCTCGGGCGAGGCCCTGCTCGCCCTGCTGTCGGGCTTCATCGTCGAGCTGCGCGAGGCCGGCCTGCCGGTCAGCCTGACCGAGAACCTCGACGCCCTCGAAGCGGTCAAGCACATCCCGCTGGAGGACCGCAGCGCCTTCAAGTACGCCCTCGGGGCCACCCTGGTGAAGTCCAGCGCCCACTGGCGGGCCTTCGAGACGGTGTTCGAGGTGTACTTCTCGCTGCGGGGGGCCCAGCACGCCATCGACGAGGACGGCAACGTCCTCGACCCGGGGGAGATCGACCCCGACGACGCCGACGGGCAGCTCCCCGGACCCGGCGAGGGGGAGGGCCAGGGGGCCGGCGGCGGGGGCGAGCCCCTCAGCGCCGAGCAGCTGGCCGAGATGCTGTACCAGGCCCTGATGGGCGGCAACGACGCCATGGTCCGGGCCCTGGCCCGCCAGGCCGTGCGGCGCTACGCCGGCATGGAGCCGGGCCGGCCGGTGGGTGGCACCTACTACCTGTACCGGACCCTGCGGAACCTCGACCTGGACGCGGTGCTGGACCGGCTCATGGACGCCACCCGCCAGGAGGCCGGCGAGGACCTGACGTCCCTGGAGGAGCGCCTGGAGCGTGACGAGTTCCAGACCCGCATCGAGCACCTCAAGCGCGAGGTGGAGGCCGAGATCCGGCGCCGCCTGGTGGCCGACCGGGGGGTGGAGGCCATGGCCCGCACCCTGCGCAAGCCGCTGCCCGAGGACGTGGACTTCATGCACGCCAGCCGGGACGAGATGGCCAACCTGCGCAAGGCCCTCTACCCCCTGACCCGGCGGCTGGCCGTGCGCCTGGCCCGCAAGCGCCGCCACGGCCGCAAGGGCCCCCTCGACTTCCGGGCCACGGTGCGCAGCTCGCTCAGCTACGGCGGCGTGCCCGTCGACCCCAAGTTCCGCTACCCCCGGCCCCACAAGCCGGAGATCTTCGTGGTGGCCGACATCTCCGGCTCGGTGGCCGCCTTCGCCCGCTTCACCCTGATGCTGGTCTACGCCATCAGCCACCAGTTCTCGCGGGTGCGCGCCTTCACCTTCATCGACGGCATCGACGAGGTGACCCGCTTCTTCGAGGGCACCGAGGACATCAACGAGGCCATCCACCGGGTCAACACCGAGGCCGACGTGGTGTGGGTCGACGGCCACTCCGACTACGGGCACGCCTTCGAGGTCTTCCACCAGACCTACGCGAAGGAGATCACGCTGAAGACGACCGTGATCATCCTCGGGGACGCGCGGGACAACTACCACGCGTCGCAGTCGTGGGTGCTCAAGGACATCGAGAAGCGGGCCCGCCACCTCTACTGGCTCAACCCCGAGCCGAAGTCCTACTGGGACACCGGCGACTCCATCGTGGGCGAGTACTCCGTGCACTGCGACGGCACCTTCGAGTGCCGCAACCTGCGCCAGCTCGAGAAGTTCGTCGACTACCTGGCCTAGCGGACGACGGCTTCGGCCACGAGGGGCCGCCGCCGGACCGGCTCGCGCTGGAGCTCGAGGGCCCAGGCGAGCAGATCGTCATCGGTGGGCTGGGCGGGGAGGTCGTCCCCCGCTCGACGGGTGAGTGCGGCGAAGAGGTTCACAACAGGTGGTT
It encodes the following:
- a CDS encoding VWA domain-containing protein: MTEPDAGAATLASGEALLALLSGFIVELREAGLPVSLTENLDALEAVKHIPLEDRSAFKYALGATLVKSSAHWRAFETVFEVYFSLRGAQHAIDEDGNVLDPGEIDPDDADGQLPGPGEGEGQGAGGGGEPLSAEQLAEMLYQALMGGNDAMVRALARQAVRRYAGMEPGRPVGGTYYLYRTLRNLDLDAVLDRLMDATRQEAGEDLTSLEERLERDEFQTRIEHLKREVEAEIRRRLVADRGVEAMARTLRKPLPEDVDFMHASRDEMANLRKALYPLTRRLAVRLARKRRHGRKGPLDFRATVRSSLSYGGVPVDPKFRYPRPHKPEIFVVADISGSVAAFARFTLMLVYAISHQFSRVRAFTFIDGIDEVTRFFEGTEDINEAIHRVNTEADVVWVDGHSDYGHAFEVFHQTYAKEITLKTTVIILGDARDNYHASQSWVLKDIEKRARHLYWLNPEPKSYWDTGDSIVGEYSVHCDGTFECRNLRQLEKFVDYLA
- a CDS encoding MoxR family ATPase is translated as MSAAATDPRFESVEAVRQGLRDAAYLADEGIAGIVYLADRLGKPVLVEGPAGTGKTQLAKSVAEMLGARLIRLQCYEGLDESKALYEWNYKKQLLRIQAERADDATWSEVEEDIFSDEFLLQRPLLEAIRSPDPVVLLIDEVDRVEVETEALLLEILSDYQVSIPELGTITATQIPLVFLTSNATRELSEALKRRCLYLHVDYPDLEREREIVLAKVPDISEALADQVARIVRSLRQLELKKAPSVSETLDWARTLLLLGVTEVDAETATSTANILLKYQSDIAKAVRELASDQSAVKAYAPGPK